The Xanthobacter flavus genome includes a window with the following:
- a CDS encoding efflux RND transporter periplasmic adaptor subunit has translation MRRVGLGSWALLAGLVLATGAMAHEGHDHGAPAAPQVTSLAPRAEAASADFELVAVLRDGILAIHLDRFTDNAPVDRATIEMDTPEGAQTAKPEEPGTYVVAAPFAAKPGTHDLAFTVTAGGTVDVLATTLTVPAASVTADPRATAPAALALLGGSQLGLGAGVVIGFLAAVLLMSLRRRTAALVLAAGLGLASAALPPDAQAADTPKPSARDAAQRLPDGSVIVPKPSQRILGVRTIVTASASHARAVELPGRVVPDANASGLVQTAVGGRLAPPQGGFKPLGTKVAAGDILAFVHPPIGASDLKDLEQQGFELDQQIAIVKRRYERLSAIQNAVTRREVEETEIELKGLQTRRATLERVQREPEALRAPVAGIIATSDAVAGQMADPNTVVFRIIDPDRLWVEALGFSPDMGRSGASGRLPDGRSVALTFLGAGMSDRSQAVPLQFSVTAGAEGLRPGQFLTVLAEAGAPRMGIAIPRTAVVRGANGQAIVYEHVAAERFVAREVKTEPLDAGRVLVVAGLPPDRRVVTEGAELIDQIR, from the coding sequence ATGCGGAGAGTTGGCCTTGGGTCGTGGGCCCTTCTCGCCGGCCTGGTGCTGGCGACGGGCGCGATGGCGCACGAAGGCCACGACCACGGCGCGCCTGCCGCGCCTCAGGTAACGTCTCTCGCCCCCCGTGCCGAGGCCGCCTCCGCCGATTTCGAGCTGGTGGCAGTGCTGCGCGACGGCATCCTCGCCATCCACCTCGACCGCTTCACCGACAACGCGCCGGTGGACCGCGCGACCATCGAAATGGACACGCCCGAAGGCGCGCAGACCGCAAAGCCCGAGGAGCCCGGCACCTATGTGGTTGCCGCTCCGTTCGCCGCGAAGCCGGGCACGCACGACCTCGCTTTCACGGTCACGGCCGGCGGCACGGTGGACGTGCTCGCAACCACTCTCACGGTGCCTGCGGCTTCGGTGACGGCCGACCCCAGAGCCACTGCGCCGGCGGCGCTGGCGCTGCTGGGCGGATCGCAATTGGGCTTGGGTGCCGGCGTCGTTATCGGCTTTCTCGCGGCCGTGCTCTTGATGTCGCTGCGGCGGCGCACGGCGGCACTCGTTCTCGCTGCCGGTCTGGGGCTTGCCTCCGCCGCGCTCCCGCCGGATGCGCAGGCCGCGGATACGCCGAAGCCTTCCGCACGCGATGCGGCCCAGCGCCTGCCCGACGGCTCGGTGATCGTGCCGAAGCCCAGCCAGCGCATCCTCGGCGTGCGCACCATCGTCACGGCTTCCGCCAGCCATGCCCGCGCGGTGGAACTGCCGGGGCGGGTGGTGCCGGATGCCAATGCCAGCGGGCTCGTGCAGACGGCGGTGGGTGGGCGGCTGGCACCGCCGCAGGGCGGCTTCAAGCCGCTCGGCACCAAGGTCGCGGCGGGCGACATCCTCGCGTTCGTGCACCCGCCCATCGGCGCCTCGGACCTCAAGGACCTGGAGCAGCAGGGCTTTGAGCTGGACCAGCAGATCGCCATCGTGAAGCGCCGCTATGAGCGCCTGTCGGCTATCCAGAACGCGGTCACCCGCCGCGAGGTGGAGGAGACGGAGATTGAGCTGAAGGGTCTACAGACTCGCCGCGCCACGCTGGAGCGGGTGCAGCGCGAGCCGGAGGCGCTGCGCGCGCCCGTTGCCGGCATCATCGCCACCTCGGACGCGGTGGCGGGACAGATGGCGGACCCGAACACTGTGGTGTTCCGCATCATCGATCCGGATCGGCTGTGGGTGGAGGCGCTGGGTTTCTCGCCGGACATGGGCCGCTCCGGGGCTTCCGGGCGATTGCCCGATGGCCGCTCCGTCGCGCTCACCTTTCTGGGCGCGGGGATGTCCGACCGCAGCCAGGCCGTTCCGCTGCAGTTTTCCGTCACCGCGGGTGCCGAGGGGCTGCGTCCAGGCCAGTTTCTCACGGTCCTCGCGGAGGCCGGCGCCCCGCGCATGGGCATCGCCATCCCCCGCACGGCGGTGGTGCGCGGGGCGAACGGTCAGGCCATCGTCTATGAACATGTCGCAGCCGAGCGCTTCGTTGCGCGCGAGGTAAAGACGGAGCCCCTCGATGCCGGCCGCGTGCTGGTGGTGGCCGGCCTGCCGCCCGATCGCCGCGTGGTTACCGAGGGCGCCGAACTCATCGACCAGATCCGCTGA
- a CDS encoding multicopper oxidase family protein: MTRPVFQSALSRRAVLTGGAALGALAFSSGWQRALAAPLLTVESLTLDVNGKAAKVFAVKGPSGEGLFAKEGDRLTGAVLNASQSPAVMHWHGQIFAPPDQDLARPNGGELAPGGIDQVDFRLTPGTHWMHSHTLSEQQLLAAPLVTREADAGDVQDVVVMLHDFSFRSPEEILAELGGANAHGGHGGHGMGQQMQGMPGMAMPGMDHSGHGMGGMGAGPGAGMGAAMQGGGMQGGGMMVHANDVAYDAFLANRRTLADPEVVQVEKGGRVRLRIINGGTATAFFITVPGLKATCIAVDGTPCAPLVADAFPLAQGQRIDLLVEIPAGGGAFPVLAQVEASPRRTGFVLATAGAAIARLGETADRPQGLLDLAFEGRLSALNPLPARRADKVFPIMLGEEPGYRWTINGRIHGEDVPFSVQQGERVEMTFLNPTGMSHPMHLHGHHFQVVGIGGRRFAGALRDTVMVPPHTPVTIAFDAGQRGEWFLHCHHLYHMATGMMAVVKVA, encoded by the coding sequence ATGACCCGACCCGTGTTCCAATCCGCCCTCTCCCGCCGCGCCGTCCTGACCGGTGGCGCGGCGCTCGGCGCCCTCGCCTTCTCCAGCGGCTGGCAGCGCGCCCTTGCGGCTCCGCTTCTCACGGTGGAAAGCCTCACCCTCGACGTGAACGGCAAGGCGGCGAAGGTGTTCGCCGTTAAGGGCCCTTCCGGCGAGGGCCTCTTCGCCAAGGAGGGAGACCGGCTCACCGGCGCGGTGCTCAACGCCTCGCAGAGCCCTGCGGTGATGCACTGGCACGGCCAGATCTTCGCCCCGCCGGACCAGGACCTCGCCCGTCCCAATGGCGGCGAACTTGCCCCCGGGGGCATCGATCAGGTGGATTTCCGCCTTACCCCGGGCACCCACTGGATGCACTCCCACACCTTGAGCGAGCAGCAATTGCTCGCCGCGCCCCTCGTCACCCGGGAGGCGGACGCGGGCGATGTCCAGGACGTGGTGGTGATGCTGCACGACTTCTCCTTCCGCAGCCCGGAGGAGATCCTGGCCGAACTCGGCGGAGCGAACGCACACGGCGGCCACGGTGGTCACGGCATGGGCCAGCAGATGCAAGGCATGCCGGGAATGGCGATGCCGGGAATGGACCACTCCGGCCACGGCATGGGGGGAATGGGTGCCGGGCCGGGCGCTGGAATGGGCGCCGCGATGCAGGGGGGAGGTATGCAAGGCGGCGGCATGATGGTGCACGCCAACGATGTTGCCTACGACGCCTTCCTTGCCAACCGCCGCACCCTCGCCGATCCCGAGGTGGTGCAGGTGGAGAAGGGCGGTCGGGTGCGGCTCCGCATCATCAATGGCGGCACCGCCACCGCCTTCTTCATAACCGTGCCGGGCCTGAAGGCGACCTGCATCGCGGTCGATGGCACGCCTTGCGCCCCGCTGGTGGCGGATGCCTTTCCGCTCGCCCAGGGACAGCGCATCGACCTCCTCGTGGAGATCCCGGCAGGGGGCGGTGCCTTTCCGGTGCTGGCGCAGGTGGAGGCCTCGCCCCGTCGCACCGGCTTCGTGCTGGCGACGGCCGGTGCTGCCATCGCCCGCCTCGGGGAGACGGCCGACAGACCGCAGGGGCTTCTCGACCTCGCCTTCGAGGGGCGGCTTTCCGCCTTAAATCCTCTCCCGGCGCGGCGGGCGGACAAGGTCTTCCCCATCATGCTGGGCGAGGAGCCGGGCTATCGCTGGACCATCAACGGCCGCATCCACGGGGAGGACGTGCCCTTCAGCGTGCAGCAGGGCGAGCGGGTGGAGATGACCTTCCTGAACCCCACCGGCATGAGCCATCCCATGCACCTGCACGGCCACCATTTCCAGGTGGTGGGCATCGGCGGGCGCCGCTTTGCAGGCGCCCTGCGCGACACGGTGATGGTGCCGCCGCACACGCCCGTGACCATCGCCTTCGATGCCGGGCAGAGGGGCGAGTGGTTCCTGCACTGCCACCACCTCTATCACATGGCCACCGGGATGATGGCGGTGGTGAAGGTGGCTTGA
- a CDS encoding efflux RND transporter permease subunit has protein sequence MFSFLVTQSLKNRLLVLALSLVLVVTGAFAVTRLPVDVLPDLNRPTVTIMTEAEGLAPAEVEQLVTFPLETAMNGLPGLIRLRSVSGVGLSVLYVEFDFGTDIFRDRQQIAERIALVRDRLPANVAPQMGPISSIMGQILMFAVTSDTASPMAVREAADFIIRPRLLAIPGIAQVIPMGGEVRQFRVSPDPAAMRAHGISLDALEKAVAQFGTNSGGGFADHGGREFLIRNIGRTLSLDDLKGLVLPRPAGGTVFLHQVAQVDYAARMKRGDAGYMGRPAVIVSVEKQPEVDTIALTRAVEDAVNDLNRTLPNGIRISPPVFRQADFIAASIGNVEKVLMEAMAVVAVVLFLFLVNWRTTFISLTAIPVSILATAIVFHAFGLSINTMTLGGLAIAIGELVDDAVVDVENIFRRLRENAAAAAPRPVFDVVVAASREVRSGIVYATLIIVLVFVPLFALPGIEGRLFAPLGQAYIVSILASLVTSVTLTPVLAFYLLPALSRHVERESVLVRGLKRGYAGLLAAAFRHQRLVMCAAALLFLAAVAAAVGLPRAFLPPFNEGSLTISMSFRPGLSLAESHRMGLVAEKLILDVPEVKAVGRRTGRAELDEHAEGVHASEIEVDLGPSARSRAEITADIRDRLAVLPAAFNLGQPISHRLDHMLSGVRAEIALKLFGDDLDTLRTTAEDLRGRLAGIPGLADLQVERQVRVPEVTVRVDYGRAALYGLQPAQVTDALERLSNGRVVSRLVDGARRFDVVVRLPDAARTTEGLSGLLIETPSGWVPLSQVAEVTETDGPNQILREGGRRRIVVLANTSGGRDVAVVVADMREVIAATALPAGISASLEGTFAAQEQSMRTIGGLSAVSALLVFALLYSRYRSALFAAIIMGSVPLALIGAVVALWIAGQPLSVASMIGFVTLTGIAARNGILKISHIINLAIAEGMAFGPALVMRGSLERLTPVLMTAASAGIALLPLMSGAEVPGKEILHPVAITIFGGLVSATLLDAVLTPVLVLRHGRRPLERLVAAAWETAPSTAAARADAF, from the coding sequence ATGTTCAGCTTCCTCGTCACCCAGTCCCTCAAAAACCGCCTGCTGGTGCTGGCGCTGTCCCTCGTGCTGGTGGTCACCGGCGCCTTTGCGGTCACCCGCCTGCCGGTGGATGTGCTGCCCGACCTCAACCGGCCCACCGTCACCATCATGACCGAGGCGGAGGGCCTTGCCCCGGCCGAGGTGGAACAGCTTGTCACCTTCCCGTTGGAGACGGCGATGAACGGCCTGCCGGGCCTCATCCGCCTGCGTTCGGTCTCGGGGGTGGGGCTCTCCGTCCTCTATGTGGAGTTCGATTTCGGCACCGACATCTTCCGCGACCGCCAGCAGATCGCCGAGCGCATCGCTTTGGTGCGGGACCGGCTGCCGGCGAACGTTGCCCCGCAGATGGGGCCCATCAGCTCCATCATGGGGCAGATCCTGATGTTCGCGGTGACGAGCGACACTGCGTCCCCCATGGCGGTGCGCGAGGCGGCGGACTTCATCATCCGCCCGCGCCTGCTCGCCATTCCCGGCATCGCGCAGGTCATCCCCATGGGCGGGGAAGTGCGGCAGTTCCGCGTTTCGCCGGACCCTGCGGCCATGCGCGCCCATGGCATCTCCCTCGATGCGCTGGAAAAGGCGGTGGCGCAGTTCGGCACCAATTCGGGCGGTGGCTTTGCTGACCATGGCGGGCGCGAGTTCCTGATCCGCAACATCGGCCGCACCCTCAGCCTCGACGACCTGAAGGGGCTGGTGCTGCCCCGCCCCGCCGGCGGCACCGTCTTCCTGCACCAGGTGGCGCAGGTGGATTACGCGGCCCGCATGAAGCGGGGCGATGCCGGCTACATGGGCCGGCCGGCGGTGATCGTCTCGGTGGAGAAGCAGCCGGAGGTGGACACGATCGCCCTCACCCGCGCGGTGGAGGACGCGGTCAACGACCTGAACCGCACGCTGCCCAACGGCATCCGCATTTCGCCGCCGGTGTTCCGGCAGGCCGACTTCATCGCCGCCTCCATCGGCAACGTGGAAAAGGTGCTGATGGAGGCCATGGCGGTGGTGGCCGTGGTGCTGTTCCTTTTCCTCGTCAACTGGCGCACCACCTTCATCTCGCTCACCGCTATACCCGTGTCGATCCTCGCCACGGCCATCGTGTTCCACGCCTTCGGCCTCTCCATCAACACCATGACGCTGGGCGGCCTCGCCATCGCCATCGGCGAGCTGGTGGATGACGCGGTGGTGGACGTGGAGAACATCTTCCGCCGCCTGCGCGAGAATGCCGCCGCCGCGGCGCCGCGGCCGGTATTCGACGTGGTGGTGGCGGCGAGCCGGGAGGTGCGCTCCGGCATCGTCTACGCCACGCTCATCATCGTGCTGGTGTTCGTGCCCTTGTTCGCGCTGCCGGGCATCGAGGGGCGACTGTTCGCGCCGCTGGGGCAGGCCTATATCGTCTCGATCCTCGCGAGCCTTGTCACCTCCGTCACGCTCACGCCGGTGCTCGCCTTTTACCTGCTCCCCGCACTCAGCCGCCATGTGGAGCGGGAGAGCGTGCTGGTGCGGGGTCTGAAGCGCGGATACGCCGGCCTGCTCGCCGCCGCCTTCCGCCACCAGCGCCTCGTGATGTGCGCAGCCGCGCTTCTCTTCCTCGCGGCGGTGGCGGCCGCCGTGGGCCTGCCGCGCGCCTTCCTGCCGCCGTTCAACGAGGGCTCGCTCACCATCTCCATGTCCTTCCGGCCGGGCCTTTCCCTCGCCGAGAGCCATCGCATGGGCCTTGTCGCCGAAAAGCTCATCCTGGACGTGCCGGAGGTGAAGGCGGTGGGTCGGCGCACCGGCCGGGCCGAGCTCGACGAACACGCCGAGGGCGTCCATGCCTCCGAGATCGAGGTGGATCTAGGACCCTCCGCCCGCAGCCGCGCCGAGATCACCGCCGACATCCGCGACCGCCTCGCGGTGCTGCCGGCCGCCTTCAACCTGGGCCAGCCCATCTCCCACCGGCTGGACCACATGCTCTCCGGCGTGCGGGCCGAGATCGCCCTGAAGCTGTTCGGCGACGACCTCGATACCCTGCGAACTACGGCGGAAGACCTGCGGGGGCGCCTCGCCGGCATTCCCGGCCTTGCGGACCTGCAGGTGGAGCGGCAGGTGCGCGTGCCGGAAGTGACGGTGCGCGTGGATTATGGCCGCGCCGCCCTCTACGGCCTCCAGCCCGCGCAGGTGACGGACGCGCTGGAGCGGCTTTCCAACGGCCGCGTGGTCTCCCGCCTCGTGGACGGCGCGCGGCGCTTCGACGTGGTGGTCCGCCTGCCCGATGCGGCGCGCACCACGGAGGGACTTTCGGGCCTGCTGATCGAGACGCCCTCTGGCTGGGTGCCGCTCTCGCAGGTCGCCGAGGTGACGGAGACGGACGGGCCGAACCAGATCCTGCGCGAGGGCGGGCGCCGGCGCATCGTCGTGCTGGCCAACACCTCCGGCGGGCGCGACGTGGCGGTGGTGGTGGCCGACATGCGTGAAGTGATCGCGGCGACCGCACTGCCGGCCGGCATCTCCGCGAGCCTTGAGGGCACCTTCGCCGCGCAGGAGCAATCCATGCGCACCATCGGCGGCCTGTCCGCAGTGTCGGCGCTACTCGTTTTCGCGCTCCTCTACAGCCGCTACCGCTCGGCGCTGTTCGCCGCCATCATCATGGGGAGCGTGCCGCTGGCGCTCATCGGCGCGGTGGTGGCGCTGTGGATCGCCGGGCAGCCCCTGTCGGTGGCGAGCATGATCGGCTTCGTGACGCTCACCGGCATCGCCGCGCGCAACGGCATCCTGAAGATCAGTCACATCATCAATCTCGCCATCGCCGAGGGCATGGCGTTCGGCCCCGCTCTGGTGATGCGCGGCAGCCTGGAGCGGCTGACGCCGGTGCTGATGACCGCCGCGTCCGCCGGCATCGCTTTGCTGCCGCTCATGAGCGGGGCCGAGGTTCCGGGCAAGGAGATCCTCCACCCCGTCGCCATCACCATTTTCGGCGGCCTGGTCAGTGCCACGCTGCTCGACGCCGTTCTCACCCCCGTCCTCGTCCTGCGCCATGGCCGACGCCCGCTGGAGCGGCTGGTGGCAGCGGCGTGGGAGACCGCCCCCTCCACCGCCGCCGCCCGCGCGGACGCCTTCTGA